ATGATCATGGATCAACCATTTGAATATCAATAAAACAGTAATTTGGGCATTATCGAAAGAGATCAATTCTTTTGGAATTGCACTATAACCATGtgagattttgaatttatttatggCTAGGgttatttatgaaattttacaaatgtAAAATTATCATATTAACCCTAGAGCTTAGAAAGTAAaaacgatatatatatatatatatatatatatatatatatatatatatatatatatatatatatatatatatatatataaaattgtatgAAGGGTTGCAAAAGGCGAGCGTTTTTGATAAAGTAACtataaaatccaaactatatcattagtaaggTAACGTTTGAAACAATTTGgatttctaacaaatcgagtccaaagGACTCGATTTCCCCATGGCGCCAACAGCTGAGGTGGACAATTTGTCCAGCTGTATGTCCACCTGTAAATCGAGTTCATTGGACTTGTTTTCGAAAATTGAGTCCAAATGACTCGAGTTTTTGGTGTTTGAGCCCACCACCTTCTAATTTCACATGCGTGGTCACGTGgatctatttaataaaaatcaagTCTAATTGACTCAATTTTCTATCTGGTCGCCACCTGGACAAATCGAGTGAATTAGACTCGATTTCTTTTTAATGGAAATCGACTCTACTAAACTCGATTTTTATGAATGGTCCCTAGCCCGTCCACGTGTCATGTGGGTCCCAACTATGGCATTTTTCCCCTTACCCGGCTCACACCCTCTCTTCTGCTCTCACACCTCTCTTCTGCTCTCACAACTTTCCTCTCTTCACTCACACAACTTGCCTCTCATCACTCACACTCAACTTTCATCAACTCTCAGGTAATGTTTTTACAATTGTATGTGCACAATTGCACccagacccaaaaacaagtgttggactcgggcccaatgagccttatacaataaaatttgtagagtatggatttgaaatctaggttcgggaagttgaaaatttgattaacagactagagtgccacaatctatgcaaatggtaaacgaatatgacaaagatacctcctcggacgtaagctgaggacgatttgtatatatattctctttctatgccaaagtttacaattcttagttcctattttctctcaGCAGAAAGTGCAGATGCCCcttatctttcctctctcgttttcttatatacttcttcttcactggttcatccacgtgtcatacaaatcttccccttggatacttgtcacatccaccaccttcttgaagtcttcaaataatagcagggaggctgaatcctagtgttcagatgtcatttctccattaatgcgaccagggaggtagatgcaggcctttaatgtggtagtagcagctttttccttaaatatttctcacatgtctctgcttctaaagggtgcttggatcaccctcttacccaccagttcttccagagttctgcctctaacccacttagcaagtcctagggtcattgctggacctgtccgaggagacactcctcctcgaacaactcctcggactactACAATGCGGATTGACTTGTAggcctagaggccctgatcaaaacaaactggtaccaaccgaccaggcccaaaacccaaacgtttattcaatagcttttaccccccacaacaatattgataatattttttgttagttaatattgtggttatttgctaggttatttttttaagaaacaattagaacatattaggaaagtttttgttttttagtttgaaaatttttgtttttttgtttgttagtgtaaatattgtgattaatttatttgttagtatattgtgggtagtttatttgttagtatattgtgattatttgttagttttttttttaattattattatgattaattattgggaatacttagtactaaatattgtgattaatgttattacaacatatttggaaatattgttttttttttttgttagtgtaaatattgtgattaaattatttgctaagttttaaaaaaaaaattaatattgtgattaattattgggaatttttagtaccaaatattgtgattaattatgttattacaacatattgggaatatttgtttattttttgttagtgtaaatattgtgattaaattattttctaagttttcaaaaaaaaaaaattaatattgtgattaattattgggaatatttagtattggggaaatatttagtaccaaatattgtgattaattatgttattacaacatattgggaatattttttttgttagtgtaaatattgtgattaataatatgctaggtttttttaaaaaaattaatattgggaatatttagtactaaattgtaggggcattgggcccagtaatttatcaaggatggcccaacgaaatcttttgggctagaaacccaaatccgaagatatcaaaatgatcttggagtatctaaatgtccaattacgtccgaggagtagattgttaagccgaggacataggaagagaaatttagtgtccccgggttatgttataaagaatcctacgactacgggaatacacagtacacgtggaggacaatagaaagagcggtggaatatctaaagtaaagctgccaccaccgcccatacattaaaagctctgtaattgatacgctgaatGCATAGATGGAatgatgggacctgagcatggagTTTGGAACTTGTTCCCTaaccccagcgggctttagggaagaatggatgggacaagtatccgaaatcaggattgcaaccatgaggtggaagatgaggaagagaagaaaagaagtataaatagaagggaagacatacgaagaaaggagaggctttttcaggaagaaaaagggccaatagtatatgattgtatccaaactttaggaaatcctattataaattatcctcggattgtgtccgaaaaggaactttcagtcttactcttgtaaacagttctttatttttgtgccattgggcccaaagcccgttcttttccttgtcATCTAAatcatccttgaaatctagattgtAAActcatcctctacaaattttattgtaaaaaaggccttcaagcccatttccttccagtcatagtttgggaatttgaattgtgtccttacataaatattgtgatcaattgttaggaatatttaGTGCTTGtaggtttttgtcattggtatgaaatggattatgagtttgatacctaagacacccattacagtctttttagcataaattatttcaagatatagttgtttaagatttgtaacaaagatttcaatgggtaactagttggtataatatttttgttcatcatatcttatttgaatgggttttgaaagtcatgcctctagaatgatttggatgtgagtatatgcaaatttggttgaggttagtattgttggcatgtcatacgtaaagttttgtgattgatgttgattgagagttataaatttgtcactaacacaattgcacttgatgatctataggttgataatgatctatataaatatatactacggTGGATCCCTTAGCAATGCCAACCCTTATGACGGATTTCCATTTCAAGGTCCGGGTATCCAGTGTTGTTATATGATGATACACCGTAAGTTAAAGACCTTGagtgatttgaagataaaaattatgaaagagCTGCAACTGAACCCTGCTTTGCAtgacatacatattactttccattctccacatgaagtcctcaatcaatacattaattacagatatatggcgataacagaagacaaacatgtgaagttcatgtttcacaagatgcgtcaatgggaacaagtagcaaattttgagttgtACGTCACTTTGGAGCTGGGTGCGGAAGTCGGCGCAGAGGATAttgtacaaacaactacatctctaCAGTTTGCAGTCCTAGATGATCAATGCACCACATTGGGAGGCTATACACCTCCTTTTCAAGAGACACCAAGAACAGTTGAGAACGAACCTTGCAATAGATATGAAGATCAATTTTGTACACATCGAGGTGAATCATCTACACTTCCagtagttgaagatgaagacaaACACTGTGTTGGGGAAGATCTTGATGATAGagatgagtacgaagagaggattgagtgAGGTGACTTTGATAAGGGTGTTGATGACCATGAAATTATTCTTAATcctaatgttgatgatatggatgaatgtgatgaagatgatgtaGACGCTACTGTTAGAGTTcagcatgttacaaatacgACCCCTGTTTATGAACCTCCCGccttatcattttatgaaaatacttgggaaaatatggttgatcctgaagttggtgagcaagcatttgcttcttcttggaaTGCAGACATGAATTTTTGTACGGGGTTGATTTTTGCGAATAAAGAAGCGATGAAACGTAAATTAACAATTTATGCCGCACAGCATAACAGAAACTTTCTGACTAGTAGGTCGACCAAAAGTAGACTGTATGTGAAATGCATGGATgggtcatgcaagtggtacgttggggCAGTCATGAAACCTAAACAGGGAATATGGATGGTCACATCTTATGAGGGTCCTCACAGTTGTATGACCCTTGGCATGACtcttgatggtagaatgatggattgtaattttcttgcaaCAGAATTTGAACCATGCCCAATACTGAACCAATATCAATGCCCCACCAATCTGACTGACACCTTTGTCGATTGCCCTGCATAACTCTTtgtacaaccatgcaaggcaagcgcTCCCCCAACTGTACCGAGGTGGATTGAGAAGGTCCCTCAACATCTGCAACCACATCGTATGCACCTTATCGCCAGACTTGTCAGAAAAAATTGTGCCCCCCAAGAGTGCTAGAATATAACACTGTGCATACTGATGCACAACCACCTCTGCTGCACCATCGGGCAACCCTTGGTCAACTTTTTGAAGTAGCCTGTTAATTAGGATCCTTTATCCATTAAGCACCACACGATCAGTAGCAATTCCAAGCATATTCTGACATTCATCAGCCCATGTCAAGCTAGTTGTTCCAACAATTGCCTCACCATCGATTGGAATCCCCAAAAGAACCTCAACATCCTGTAAGGTGATCGTTGTCTCACCATGTGGCAGGTGGAAGGTGTGGGTTTCAAGCCGCCATCGCTCAACGAAGGCCGTTATCAAGTTAGGATCAAGATCTCTAGGTGGGGTCCTATGCAGCCCCTCTAATCCAACTATCTTGACAATGTCGAGGATGCGATCATCCACAACTATCGGGCGTCGTTTTCGAAACTCGTCATTACAACCACAGCATTTCAATGCCCCCGAATCCTGCACATGATAGAACAATGGTGATGAGATGCAATATGCCATAACCtttgtatatataattgtaGCTATTgatcccaaaaaacaaaaataccatTGACAAACTTAGAGTTTTAGAAATGGGggaaaaaatcaacataatgtAAAAGGATAAGAAGAGAATATAGAAATTCAGTAGGTGATCGGTTTTAATTTTACCTCGCCTTCCCAAACAGCGCATGATTGATGTTCTTTTAGAAACCTTAACACCGAACCCTCCATGGGACCAGGTTCGAACTCTTTAGAGATCTCAGCAGCAACGGCAGCCATACTGCACAAAGTTTAGGGAGTCAAGAGTAATATAGATGATTTCAACTATGGTTTTAATATAGATGATCATAACAGCAACAATAATAGGAATACTATCACCATATGCAAACATATAGTTATGTTCACTGTTTGTGTGACAAAATCTATCAAGTACAATGCATGCCAATAGAAAATCATCCATtaccaataaacaaaaaatgtattaattacgaaaatattatttaagatgAAGATTTCAGATTTACTACATCATTTTGGACACCCTTTAATGGTTGTAACTTTTTAACAACTAATCAATATATTTCTCCACTATCAAGCCAAGTTAACTTTCTGAATTTGGTAGTATTTCATAATCATCCTCCTCTTTTCTTACAAAAATAGAGTTGGTGCATGAGTCTTGACCAAAGCCTACCTTCAACCTTTGGCTAAGTAACCCTCATAAgcaaatataagtaaatttaaCCATTTGCcttaaaatttgtgttttctgTGTTCATCAATGAGCATTTGAAAAAGGGTAACAAAAAGAAGGTCATGTTTGTGACCCAAAACCGAGTGCATTGAACTCGATTTTCAGGCCTACGTGCACACTCTGTCCACCTCAGTTAATGGCGGAACAGGAATACCGAGTGCAATATACTCGATTTAcaagcccaaaatcgagttcaaaggactcgatttgttagaaaccaaatttgtttgaaacgttggctaactaataatattgtttggattttatagttatttaaaaaaaaattccaaaaggcGTGTATACAATGATTTAAaccataaaattttagttaggAAATGCGTCTTTCTCACACACGGTGTTAATTGATATTCAATTAATTGTAGGTCCAAACTATGAGAGAAGTTTGCATAAAGATAATAGGTTGAAAGTCTAGAACACTAGTGTGGTGTTCGGCCACCAGCACTCCAATGCTAAgtcagacttttttttttttagtgaaataatAATTCACTCAAGAATGTATTACACTATAACCTTTGTTTCTTAGCTAGGTTGGTTCCTTTTAAAAGTTGTTGACACTATTATCCCGTTTGGACCATTTCTTCAAGTGATAATGAGGGTCGTTTAAGATTTGTAACTATTGGCGTGTAATCTGGATGTATGATGGCTTAAGTTACGTTCTCAAGTCTCAAAGTGGAAATTATTAACCGATTATCTACCTGGCTAACGGAATATGTATTTGAAATTCTCACATTTTTATCTGATCCTCCCCTCCCCCTGGGAATATGCTTTACTATGTGGAGCAAGAGTACACTAAATTGGACATTAAGTAGAGAGCAGGTTTTAGCTTGATGCCGAGCAAGGTAGACCATTCTATGCTCTGCTCAACCTATTTCTATCATTAAATCTGCTCTGTCTCTGCCgtttatcctcaaaaaaaaaaaaaaaaaaacataactttGCTCTGTCTTCTGTCTACCTCTATCATGTAGCATgacttttaataaaataaaaggtaaaaatagtatggaggattttttttttttttttttaaacgtttatatattttttaattgttaaaaattGGGCCAAGCTTGGCCTACTGGATTTGCCCATTATGGGCATAACCTCACTAGCCCCATTTAATGGGATTTACTACAATACAAATAGTGGGTTACAAAGAGAGTTTAACGCCTCATTTGTGTAACTAATgctaaaaatgaagaagaaactCTTCATCTCCACCGTTCTCATGCACTTTAGGTTCTCTCTAGCAAAATGCTTGAATCCTGGATTTTGTGTGCCATACTTGTCTAGTAAAACAAGCACCACCATAAGCAACAAGTATATAGGTTACGATGACATGGATTCCAACATGGATTTAGACAATAAAAAGGCCAGGGGATGGTAAGCTTTATGAACAAAATAATGATAGGACTGTGATTTGGTGACGAACTTTGACAGGATGTAGGACCTAGCATATGattgatgattttatttttgataaaatatgatTAACGATTTCATAAACACTTTGAACAGAGAATTTGACAGATTGAAACGACAAAatagctttaaaaaaataagatggGGTTTAGTCTGGTTTCCACTAGAAAAGAGAGACAATGGCAGCAATGGAAGGGTATGGTGGTTTTGGGTTTTAGTCATAGAAGTAGCTGCCAATTAATAAGGGGAGACAGATGGtcaaatatttttccaaaaagaatATACCAAACTCTTCCGTAGACAGCGAGACACTAGCACCGTCAAAAAGgcaaatgacaatcaatcttaaaatcttaaatattatttttatgacaCAAAACCCATACTTCACCGCTAATCAAGGGGACATGTTCCTCGATATTCTCACACCCATGCTTCCTTTCCcttctaaaatatatttgttttttttttaggacaaatatatctgtttttgtttttttgatgggaaatatatatatatatatatatttttttttttttgtgatgagaatatatttgttttttgagatCAACCTTTCCCATCCTTCTAATTCCCCATTACCATTAAGTATATACTAGCTCAAGTTCGCAATCGATTCGCTTCTAAATTCACCTGGTTTTGTACACGCGCCACCACGTTACACTCACTCCTCTAtagggtaaatttttttgttaattagtaTAAGTATTATTCTTATTGATAAAAGATGGATTTTGggattattttatctatttgttGGTTTAAGAGATGGCCAATTATGTAACCCCCTAACTTATATaagtctttatatatatacattattttattttattagggTTAATTGTACAGTACGGTCATAAAATCAAAGACGTTGTCGTTAAGAACTTATCTCGTAAATGTAAgcttagaaacttttttttttgaggggccAAACTTCAAaccttttattaatataaactaAGAATGTCACCTTGGACCAGGGACGGACCCAAATTAGGGCAGAGTGGggccaacccccccccccccccccccctcccctcccaatttttgaaaaaaaaaatatagcactatatacaaaatttttcccctcaaaaatatttttttggcccctttttttcaaaatctttacaTTTTAACTCATGAAAACTAAAAAGGAAATTGCAACATCCTTTTGCCCATTGCATATTGATCCAAAAATATAAAGCTCATGGAAACTATGATCAAATGTGTGCAGTAGATACTAATGCTTGTTTGTaggtttatttttatgaattattaactatttttagaaaatatttattaacaTTAATGTTGTCGTAGCTTGTGGGgtatgtttgtttggtttattttttggactaaattttgaaatgatagagctatatataatatggaaatAACAAAACTTTTACTTGAATTGTTGATGATGGGaaaattatctataatatttgatatttttaaaagagaaaaaattacaaataatttgaAGCTGATAATGCAATATTGCCTCTAGTGTTGATGTCCCaattcatgaaaattttcaaacaaaattcaaaaaaattaccaCCGATTAAATTAGTATTCGGtccaaattgtgaaaatatgagaTCATAATGTTAATGAATGTGATGAAATTCAACAAAGCTTGAGTAGatgttagttttgatttttataaacttttttgggtttatactttgcccccccccccccccaacttcAAATTCTAGTTTCGTCCCTGCCTTggacaacaaaaaacaaagatggtggaacatcttccatccacaCTACAAAATTCAAAACTCCTAAAGCATATCGAGCTAAAGAGTGAGCAACTTTATTATCTCCTCTCTTTACATGAGAGTAAtgtaattcattaaaaaaaattgcatcaagAAGAACATCTTCGATAAATAAGCCATCAATGCAGAGGAACATACTATCTTCTTTGAGGGCCTTAATGAGGACTTGACAATCTCCTTCAAGAATAACCTGGTTGAAGCCCAACTCTGCTGCAAATTGGAGTGCCCTTAATGCTGCCTTTGCCTCAATAATTAGAGGAGTGTACAGTTGTGGAAGCTGTTGGGCAAGTGAGGCTAGCACTGAGCCATTCTCATCACGCAAAACAACACCAATACTCGATGCTTGGTCCTTAGCTGATGTCGAACCATCGaaatttattttgatcattCCTTGTGGTGGAGGCTGCCAGCGGACTATCCTCCAGGGAGGAGAGGGATTGTGCGCTAGTTGGGCCGATATAAACTCAGCTAGTCGTTCTTTCGCAGAGGTTGCAAGGAGATGAGGACTGCAGCTGGGTTGATGCATACGGACCTAGTTTCGTTGGTTCCAAATTGCCCACCCCGTGATGGCAAACAGTTCAGGTTGTGGGTGGTTTTTCATAATCCATGAGAGTAGTTCCTTGAAGCTCAAAAAACTTGTCGATCTCTGGAATCCCCACAGGTTTACATCCTCCCAAACCACATCAAGTTCCTTGCAAGCCCACAACGCATGCATGGCCGACTCTGTTTCTTGTTTGCATCTGTCACACGTTGCACAGTCAATAATCGTTCTCTGTACCAGATTTTGCTTTGAAGGTAATGATTCTCGGCATGCCctccaaatcaattttttcagCTTATTCGGAACATTGAGAGACCACAATCCTCTCCACAAGTCTTTTTCATGTTGAGGGTCTGTAAGAGGGTGTTCGGTGCTGGCTTCCCTCTTCAAAAACTGATAACCCGACTTGCTGGTATAGACACCGTTGTTTGTAAAAGGCCAGAACAGACTATCTTCCTTCACCACCCAAGATAGAGGAATGGATTTGATGAGGGCAGCTTCTTCACTAGTAAAAATACCATCAATGAGGCTGTGATTCCACTGCCTTTCCGACTCATCAATGAGGATTTCGACCTTGGCATCGACTAGAGACTCCAATATAGGGGATAGAACTTTTGGGTTACTCCGTCTATTTAGCCAAAAATCACTCCATAAATCAAGTGTTTTGCCATCACCAACCCACCATCTACATCCCCGTTTCAGCACTTCCCTTCCATGTAAAATGCTTGTCCATGCGTATGAACTTGACCTTGAGTGTTTAACTTCCATGATTGAGCAATTTGGAAAGAACCCAGCTTTAAAAACTCTATAAAataaagagtttttattttgcaGAAGCCGCCATGCTTATTTAGCTAGTAGGGAGTCGTTGAACAAAGCAATATCCCTAAAACCCATTCCACCCACCATTTTGGACTTTGTTAACTCATCCCATTTAACccaatgaatttttcttctATCACCTCgttgcccccaccaaaatttcttAATCATTGCTTCAATGTCGTGGCATAACCCCAAAGGGATTTTGAAACACCCCATAGTAAAGCTAGGGATGGCTTGGATAACTACTTTTATTAGGACCTCCCTCCCTGCTTAAGACAACAATCTGCTCTCCCACCCTTGCAATTTCCTCCAAATTGTTTCCTTGATATAACTGaagctttcttttttgtttctcccCACCAAAGTTGGTAAACCAAGGTACTTTTCATATTGTGTAATTTCCTACAAGCCTAACACAGATTTGATTTCTTATCTGGTGTCTTCCGGAGTGGACATGCTGAAAAAGATGgcagttttatttttgtttactttttgtCCCGAGGCCTCCTCATAGCTATCCAAGATGCCAATTATTTTTCCACATTCTGCAGGGGTGGCCCTACAAAATAAGAGACTATTATTTGCAAACAATAAATGAGTTAGTTCAGGGCTTCGTCGACATAAGGAGAAACCCTTAATGTCACCCGTATTTGCTGCATGATTTATAAGACCATGTAACCCTTCAGTGCATAGGAGGAACAAAAAGGGGGACAAGGGGTCTCCTTGTCTGATGCCCCTAGTGGCATGTATCATACCATGAGGTTTGCCATTTACTAGATTGAGTATGTAGCTGTTTTCACACACACCATGACAAGACCAATCCATTTTTCATTGAAACCCATCTTCCTCATAAGGTTTTTCAGG
This genomic stretch from Castanea sativa cultivar Marrone di Chiusa Pesio chromosome 9, ASM4071231v1 harbors:
- the LOC142608901 gene encoding uncharacterized protein LOC142608901, with the protein product MHQPSCSPHLLATSAKERLAEFISAQLAHNPSPPWRIVRWQPPPQGMIKINFDGSTSAKDQASSIGVVLRDENGSVLASLAQQLPQLYTPLIIEAKAALRALQFAAELGFNQVILEGDCQVLIKALKEDSMFLCIDGLFIEDVLLDAIFFNELHYSHVKRGDNKVAHSLARYALGVLNFVVWMEDVPPSLFFVVQGRDETRI